cttaaagtataataaataaacaaaaaataaaataaaataaaaaataaagctatgtGACCTAAACGttggtttcctcatttatgaaccttgagccacagtgcctgactcaTACTTGATGCTTCAAAAAAAGTACATGCGTTTAAGCTCCCAGACTGGTTAATCAATGCTTCAGCAGCCAATTAAGTGACACAGGATATGTTTTGTTTCAGGGAcaaacataatttatttctaggttataTTTCATGTCACAAGCTGAGCCACAGAAGCTGCCTGTCTACCCTCAGCCCTTTCTCTCTGACCAGCCTGCTGAGCCCATCTGGATCATGCTGGCTTCAACTCTTCGTTTGTATCCCATCGTGGGCCGTGAACCCCTGTGAGAATGTGATCAAAATTATGAACTCGCCCCCAAGAAAAATGCATGTACACATAAGCACACAAAGTTGGCATACAACTGTGAGGGGTTCTCAGAGTCCCTGAAGTATATCCTCAGACTCTGGCTGAAGACCCTGGGTCTAAACCATGGCCTGCAGAGGGCAGCAGGGCAGCTGGAGCCCACACTGAGAGCTGCATTCAGGGAAGCTGGGGACGCTGTAGAACTTGATGAGTTTTTTGAAGGCACTTTTCTTCAGCATCATCATCTCTTCTGGAAACCTGGAAAAGATTCTGACCCTGGAGGAGCCCCCATTCTTCACAGAGGCCTCTGTGGGCAGTGGCTTCTGAGCACTCACTGGCACGCTGTTGCAGCTGAGGGAGCGCACTGTCTTCTTCTTAGTCTGCACAGACAAGTAACTGAACAGGAAGGAGGACAGCTTGTGCTTGGTGGCATCCGGGGCCTCTTCTGAAAAGCAGTCATCAACTGGGTCCGGCAGGCTTTCATGATGGTGGCCGTTTTCCCTTCTCATGGGACCGGCTCCCACACACTGAGGCTGCTTGATGATCTTCCTGGCCTGGACTGGATCATCTCCTGCCCCGCTGACAGACTGAAGGGACGTTCCACCGGCCCAGGCTCTGGCGCCCCTGATTTGGGGGATGAGGTTCCCAACCCGAGGGCTGGGTTGGGAAGTACAGTGCTGACTCAGGATGAGAGTGGCAGCATCTCGAATGAGATTCCAGTCTCTCAGGATGTCATCCCTAGTGGTAAACTGGGATGTCACAGTGAAACGGATGATTAACTTGTCCTGGATAGTGGCCGGGATGAGGAAGAGATGGCCAGCTTTAGCAATTTCCTTTAACACATTTTCTGTGAGACAATTAGGACcctgtttgaaaaataaagagaagtctCCATCACACCCCTGTCAGCATCCCCAGAGCCCAGCATTTGTGTTTCTGAGAGGCTCTGGAGCACCACATAACATCATTCACAGAGGGGCTTGGAAGATGGTATTACCTTTAGACGAAAAACCACCAGGCCAAGGTGCCTCTTGGCAGGAATTTCAAAGGAAGGGTCATTTCTGACCAGAGATTCAAAATATTTAGCCATTTCAGTACCCTGGAATTGCAAATATAAAGAGAACTGAGATTCACCATCGGACAAGGGACTAATTATGCATAAACTTTCATACTGCTAAATAGTTTTAAACCAGTGCCACCTTCCCATCACAGAGACCTAAGCGGCTTCTGCCTCATTGTCATCTCCATTTGATTTTGCTCATATTCCAAGCTGGAAAATGTCCAATGGCCCCCTGTTTCCTGTCACATCGGATCCACCTCGAGAATTCATCTCAGGGCCCTCTTTAAACTCAGCCCCAGAACCCAGAAGGCATGTGCTTTGCAGTCCAGGCAACCTGACCTCAACTCCTGGTTTCACAGCTCCTGGACCGGCCAAGTGGGCAAGTAAGGGCCAAAACCCAGCCCATGCTCTGCATCCCCAGCCAGGTGCCTCATGCAAGCTGCATCTGGCTATAGGAAGAGATGCCTGTTTCTAGGGCACAAAAAGTTGCCATATGGGCTAGTGGCAGCCCTGCCCCATCCTCAGCCTACATGCTTCACTTGCCTCTCAAACCTCTTCTCACCCTGTACCCCAAATGCCCTTTTCATCCCGTTTCTGACATTCCATAGAGAATATATTTTCACATCTTGTCCCCACCCACCATGGAAAGGTTTTGGACCtggttaatggatacagagtttctgctcaggatgatgaaaaagttctggaaataacTCACACAACATTGTGagtatacttaatgccactgaatcgtgcacttaaaaatgagtaaaatggtacattttatgttatgtatattttgttacaattttaaaatgttaaaggctTTGTATTATATTAATCTTCCACTGAAGTTCATGTCATCTTTTTAAATGTCCtggggttttttgctttttgtttttaacctagGATTACTAACTAAACAAGAACAggacttgccttttcttttctttttaaaaaatttctccaaGCATCCAGAAGAgctcaataaaatatttgctaagtaaTTATATCAATTAGTTCTCATACTTGCTACTCTATTTCAAGAGAGGGCAAGGGAGTTAGCTgatcgtcttttttttttttttaagagggtagggtcttgctttgtcacacgggctagagtacagtggcatgttGCACAATCAAAgttaactgcagccttgaactcctgtgctcaagtaatcctcccaccttcacctcctgagaagctaggactacaggcacgcaccaccatgcccagctaaattttttaatttttttgtaaagacaggggtctcactaggttgctcagcctggtatcaaactcctgggtttaagcgatcctccttcctaggcctcccaaaatgctgggattactggcatgagccaccgtgtctggccctgATCCTGTCTTTTGACTATAATGAAATGAGTTTCTCCAAATCTTTCTCAGAGCCCCTTTCTCCCCTGCGTGGTCAGTTTCAAACAGCCCAGGACTTTTGACCTGCTCCATTTCTAACCTGGGCCCCTTCACCCCTCCTGAGGCAACCTGGTGATCCCTTGTCCTGGGAAgtcaccatattgatgctgaACTTAGTGCGGACACTCAATCAGCATAGCACACCATAGCccagaactcctgagctcaattgagcttcccacctcagcctcccaagtagctgggactacaggcacgtgccactgtgcccagctcaatctttccattttttagaaGGAACCAAGGGAAAGTGATTTTCCCAAGTGACAACAGGGAGATCTCCTCCCACTGTGCTTTTATCCCTCCTATAACCCATGCTATTTGCAACAACAGAAGCAGAGGTCAGGGGAGAGGAAAACACAGAGCACAGGCAGCACCACCACCTCCAAAGCCCCACTTTACAGGTCATGAAAAGAGAGCTGCTGCCAGTGCCCTGCACCGCTCTAGGTCAAGGGCAGGCACTGTGCAGCCATGGCCAAATATAGCCCCCACCTGTGCTTGTAAAGTTTTTTGGAACACAGCATTCCCATTTGCTTACATATTGTCTATAATAGTTTTTGTAGTACAGAGGTAATTACAATAGagtatggcccacaaagccaaaaatatttactatctggctttTTATAGGAAATGTTTACCAATCCCTATTGTAGGTGAtaggagatgatgatgatgatgatgatggtgatgatgataactTATAATTAGATGAAGGAGATGATgaaggaggggaagaagaggagaacaGGAAGAAGTATTCATTGAGTACTTAACTGAGTAGTAGGTAGACCCTATGCTAAGGGCTGCAtctatattatctcatttaatttgaGAGAGGTAGTatcctttactcatttttataaattaggaaGGCATGGCCagcggtggtggctcatgcctgtaatcctaacactttgggatgccaagggaggcagactgcttgagcccaggagcttgagatcaacctggacaacgtgacaaaaccccatctgtacaaaaaatacaaaaaattagccaggcatgatggtatgcgcctgtagtcccagctactcaggaggctgaggtgggaggatcacctgagcctggggaagtcaaggctgcagtgagctctgatggcaccactgcacttcagcctgggcaacagagacctcatctcaaaaataaataacaataaataaataaataaataaataaataaataaataaggcagacaaatacagaaaggttaagtaatttgtctaaGGTCACCAAATAGTGAAGGATAGAACTAAATTTCCATTCCTTAAAGCACTTCTCTGTAACAGagaaatatgaaatttaattttatataactttCCAAGAGCTCAGCATAGTAGAAAGCAGCCCAGAACTATGAAGAAAAGATTTGTAATTGGGAGGCTTTGGGGAAGTCCCAGGCCTTCTTCCCTCAAGCAGGGCAATTGCTCCCTCTGAGCCTTGTCAGATGAGAGTGACCAccccaagcactgtgctaaaaaTCTAGTGAATAACTAGAATGTATTTTTGTACTGAAGGCATTATACAAGTGTTAATTATTATCATCACAGTCAAGTTGAAGAGATAAAAGTAAGTCATATCaaacaactttattttaattccatttcTTCTATCGTGGGACATTGGAAGAACTTTGAGCTCAGTTTTGTAAAGGTGTTGGAGTAGGTGATCATAGGAATGCTAATGAAGCAGAAACCAGAACAGATGGAATGGGCAGAAAAGCTCCTGGTGGAAGCAGAATTTAATCCATTCGCAACATTTGGAAAGGAGAGGGCAATTCAGGTGAAGGACACGGGTGAAGGTGCAGAGATGGACTGAGCGTGGGGTCTGGATGGGTCGATGAAATGCCCAAGCTAGGGTAGGAGCTGATCATCAAGTCCTTGAAAGCCAGGCCCAGGAGCGTGGGCCTCATATATGGTAGGCAATGGGGTTGCTAATAGGAATTCAGGGGTTTGACTCGCAGACGGAAGTGCTAAGGGAGGTTGGTCAGGATCTGCACATTGAATATCCAAGTCCCAAATTGTAAGCAAAAAAATTTTCCTGATTACTTGTAACCTCCACCAACCATTCCCCACCCACAACCCTCCAGTCTTGAGTGTGAGTTTCTAGAAACAGCACAAAGTGCCTAAAGTTCCTCAATATTGTTGGTGGCAGCTGCTCATTGGTAAACAACCAGTGGTGATTACAAAGGTAAAGTTACCAACATTAAAACCAGTCATATgaaactggagaacattatgttaagcaaaataagccaggcacagaaggacaaatttcacatgttctcactcaagcATGGGagttaaaaagcaagcaaactgAGCTCGTGGAGACACACAATAGAATGAAGGTTGGCAGAGGCTGGGAAGCGTAGCAGGGAATGGGGGATAAAAAGGTGATAGTTAACGGGcgcaaaaatacaattaaatagaTCTAAGGTTAGGTGGCACAATAAGGCAACTGTAGTTAACTATAATTtgctgtacatttcaaaataactaaaagaatggaCCTagaatgtttctaacacaaagaaatgataaatggttGAATGTGGATACCCAGTTACCCTAATTTGATCACTGTACATTGTAGGCCTGTATCAAAACCTCACACATATCCCataaataaatctataattattacataagcataataattgattttttttaagttttaaaaagtcatagtTACCGCTTCCACCACTTCATTTTGGTTTGTGTTTGTTTAACCAAGAAGGAATTCCCTAGAGGCAAGGTGGAAGGACAAAGCACACACAGGCAGAAAGGATACTGTCTCCAGCTTCCCCTGCCGCTTTTATCAATGGCTTTGTCTTGCATGTGGGCTCTTGTAGAAATGGGAGACCACCACCAGTGGCCAGAGTTCTTAAGTCCCGCCTCTTCCATGAAGAACATGGGAGAGAGGCTGTGCCTGTCTCATTTACCTCAGTGTCCCTTTCTTAGCACAATACCTTTGTAATTGCTGGATTGAATAGAAATAAATTAAGCCAAATAGGGCTTCAATAAATGCCTGTCAATGCAGGGAGGTTTGTTCCAGACTTGGTAGGTCTACCTGTCCAAGCCAGGAGAGCTTTGTTTAAGGCATAATCATAATAGTGCTAAAATATTCAGCCAGCTGTGACCACCGAGGTAATTCCAAAGCAGATAGGATCCTACCCTGGCCACACACACTTCCCCTTgatttactttctctttctctctctgcaaaCCAGACTCTGGGGCCATCCCTCCCCAGTGCTCAGTGACAGCAAGGAGAACAGTGAGACACTCAGCAGAAGACAGGCATCAGGCGGCCCTCGGGGCATGTTGTGCTCAGCGCTCCTCAGGTTAACAAAGAGAATCAAATCCCAGGAGCTGAGGAACAGGCCCAGACACCTGAACCAGACACCACAAATCTCCTGGGCAGATCTGCAAAGTAGAAACCAGCTTTCCTCGCCATGAGAAAACAGAGGAACACAGGCTCAGCCCCCACAGTGGCATGCTACATACATGTCTGACATGTGCTTGAAGATTCTTCACCCCGAAGGACCGAATCACGAACCAGAGTTTAATAGACCGAAACCGTCGGCTCAGGGGGATCTGCCAGTGCTAGAAACAAAGGAACACAGTGCCCATGGTTAGAGACAAGGGCGCCCCACTCCCTCGGGCATTTCTGGGCATTATCTGTTGCCTGCCCAGCCCTCCAGGGATGAATGGTGTCACCATGACTCCGGAAGCTGTTGCTAAGGAGTAAGCCAAGCTTCCCAACGGTTGCCCCATTGTGTGACCAAGtcactgatgaaggtggccaATAGTCACTTGTCTGAGAGCCAGACAAGTGGAAATCAAGTCCATTACCCTGAACCAATGAGAAGGGCACTTTGCTTTAAATTGCTCCTTTAAACATTTCATCCCAGCCCAGAAATTCAACATAAGGGCAATACATTTTCACTCTAAACGAATCTATATTCCTTGAATAGCAGAAAATAAAGTCCTATTTTGATCCCCCCCAAAAATGTAAAGTATAGTGGTTAGAGCACAGACACTAGAGTCCTGCAGACCTAGGTTTTgcctccagctctgccacttactagctgtgtgaccttggatagtGCCACCTCACTGGCTCATCAGTGCAGGACGTAAAGAACCAACTGCACCTCCCGGGGAAGTGGCGTGAGGACAAAGAACACCAAGAGCCTCAGAAGAAGTTGTCAGTAGGTGTTGGCTATTtcgattattttaaaatgtgagctaCAAATCACAGTAGCATTTCTGTCTAGAGCCAAGATGATCCCTATTTAACCTCACACTGCCTTGTTCATTTTCCTGTGAGATTCGTGTGATCTGAGGGGCATCACTCCAGCTGTCAGATTTCAAATGAGCAACGAAACTTCTGCCTCTGTTAGATGAAAATTGATCCTTTGCTCCTGGTGGCCAAATTCAACAGAGCTTAAAGTCAAGGTTGCAGCCACCACAAATCTGAAAATTTCCAAATTAATTTCAGACTGATTTCTCAGATCTAAAAATAGAGCAGAGGATTTGGAAAACATTTGCAGTTATTATAATGAGTCATGTGGTTTCTAATGACGTCTCCCTCAAATGTCAGAAAGTTTCTACCACAATTTCTGTtgactaaaaataaatgtttgcccCACTGCGTATTTATCTGCCCATGCACAAGATTATCAAATCCTCACAAATGTCCTCACCTTCACCCTTCACCCCAGTTTCCTGAGCCAGGTACAGTTGGGACATCACCCCTTTGTTGACGGACAAAGTTTCCCCAGCATAAAAGTACTAAGCCTTTGATTTCCAAGCAAAAAATTCTGTTGTGCTGAGGACCAGCTTGTGGCCTTTGTGCCAGCAGAGGGCATCAAAACCTGAAAATGGAACAAAATTGCTGTAACAGAGAAAGCGTCAACTCTACCTCTTGTCCATGGACACTCCAAGAGAATAATGAACGGATGATAGGGGTCATCTCTTAAAAGGTTCTGATTTCCAGATAGTTACAGccaatttatttcatatatagaaAGAGCTACTTTATTTTACCAGCAAATAAACCAGGATAGGCAGAGGTGattttattttgacttcttcACAATCTTCCTCATTCCCAGTTGCTCCTTTGCTTGTCACTACTCCAAAACTGATCCATGCTGACTCAGCAGAGTGGTTCTAGCCAACATTTTCTGTTGGATCAAAAAATCTGGCCATACAAAGGCTGACAGGACTCTTCTGTACCTTGAGGCATCCCCAGCCTCCTCTATGTCCCTGTAAGGTTTTGCAGGACTCCCCTGCCAAGGTCAAGGTAATGCTCCCTCCACTGGTGCTCTCTGTCCAGTGGGAGGCAGAAAAGAGGGAGCTTCTCTGCTGTCAGAGAATCTAGCCCTGATTTTAGGTGATTCCAGGGCCCCAGGGATTAAGCACCTAAGTCTTCTCTCCTGGGATGCTGCCCTATTTTTGGCTCTTCTCAGAGCAAGACGGAGCTTCTGTTCAAAGCTGCAGCCACCTGGGTGGGAAAGACATTGGGCCCATGTGAGAGTAGCTACGAGGAGCCTCAGGATCATGACAAAGATAGCAGCTTCACTTTTCTAGGAGTTTCTTCATGGACTTCAAAATCAAATCCGTAGGATTAAAGGTGGGGGGAAGGATAACTGTCAGGCAGCACTTTCTGGGTGGAGAGGTAAAAATAATAAGGTTCCCCAGAGCAGGGCTGGGAAGAgtttactgtaacatttttatgaGTTATCTGGAAGACAGAGAGCACTGTAAAATCTCCAAACTCCTGGGAATGAACCCCGGGAAGATCCTGAGGCACTGTGGTAAATGAATTTAAAGGGTAACATGAAATTTAAAAGGGCAAGGGTGAACATAATGCTCCTCAGTTATGATGGCCCAAATATACTGGTAGGAGAATGGGCATCAATTCACACTCAGGAAGCAAACCCACAGTTATCCCTAAAGATATCTGAACCTTGGGCTGTTCcggaatttttttaatttttcattaaaaatctcTGAAAACCCACCAGAAAGAGCAGTGGAGACAAAGaaccattatttttctttatttacctcTAGAGGGTCTTCTGTCACTACCAGTAAGCCATGAGGCTTACCGCTGTAATTCTAATCCAAAAGCTTCAAAAATCTAAAGAGGGTGTGGGCTGGTCCAAGGGAGAATAGCCAGTATAATCAAGTGATGACGAAGGTATTATTTTAAGACTAAAAGGGCAAGACACTTCAGTTGTCCAAGAAGATAAGATAAAAGCATCTCTTCACAAGGAAGGACACTTACGGGGGTCAGACACTGCTCTCAGCGCTTCAGTGTATTAATTTGTATAATCCTCACAGCAAGCCTAAGAAGCCAGAACTGTGGTCATCAGCCTCATTTGACACAAGAGGAAATCTGGACACAGAGTTTaagtcacttgtccaaggtcacacaagttAGTAAACAGAAAGCCAGGACTCCAATACAAGCCATCTGGTTTAGCACCTACATGCTTACCCACTGTCATAACAAATTTCTGCAGCTTCAAAGAAGAGCTTTCAGAAATACTATGCCTACCATATATCAAGCACTTGCCACACGGTTATTGTGCTAAGTGATCTACACGTGTTCCCATTTAAGCTTCACAATACCGTGTGAATCAGTGCcactattctcattttacagatgaggaaagcgaggctcagagaggtccatTAGTTTCCCAAAGGGCCGCTGCTGCAATGGAATTCCAAACCAAGCTCGCCCCCACTCTGCTCTGCTGCCTTCGTTGGCCAGGTAATGTGTAATACGTTCGTTTACATCCCTGTCTCCCCTCCAAGGAAGGGCTCATCCTCAAACTGCGGAGTCAATCTGTAAGAACTCGTTTCCCTAAGGCAAAATACTGGCTGAGGATGTGGGATCAAGAGAGTTGAggtttgccgggcgcggtggttcacgcctgtagtcccagatacttgggaagctgaggcaggagaatcgcttgaatccggaaggcggtggttgcggtgagccaagatggcgccgctgcactccagcctggttgacagagcgagactccgtctcaaaaaaaaagaaaaaagaaaaaagagagagagagagaaagagagagttaaGAGAGTTGAGGTGCAGCCAGCTGGGGAAGTCAGGAATGCTCGGAGGCTTCCAGAACCTCACACAAGTCCCGCAGCCCGTCACTACCACAGAGCTGCCCCACAGCGCCTCTGTCAGGGACGAAAAAGCAAAAGCGATTTCAGCAAGAAGGCTCTTTCCCCACCGGGGAAATTCTCCACCCTGCCCTGCTGCTGGGtaggaaacaaaaaagatgacCCGAGATGGAGGCAGAAGGAACTGGTCCACCTGTGACAGGAAGAGCATTTCTAGGAATTAAAAAAATGCCACAAATATTCAGGAAATGTACACACTGCCTCAAAGGCTGGTCTCATTTTCAACCATTTTCTGGGTTTCATTCTATATACTTAGGGACAATTAGAAACCAAGGTACGCATTGGCAATATTCTGAGAGGAGCTCATAGCGTGCTGCCTTCTGAAGGGAGCCACCGTCCAGATTTTGGGGGGTCAGACGCCCGAGCCCACTAGGCTGCCTGTCCCTGGCCACTCACCATGAAGTCGGTGGCCACGCCTGAGTTGGCATGCCTGAGGTAGATGGGATTCACACTGAAGGTCTGCTGAAGCTTGTACTTGTCCTTGACCCTGTGGGTTTCCAAATGGGCATTAGTGGCTGGGGTCTCTCCAGAGGAGGCAAGGCTTTCCCGCGTGCTCAGAGCTGGGCTGCTGCACTCACCAGAACCCAGTACAGTCAAAATGCACCATCATCCACTTGGAAGGATTAAAGGTGAAGGAGTCGGCATACTCAATCCCCTTCAGAAACCCCCGGAACTCGGGGCACAGGAAGGCAGTGCCTGCATAAGCAGCATCGATGTGGAGCCACAGCCCCTCACGGGCGCCTGAGGAGACAAACATCACCTGGCTGGAGGGGAGGATGAAGTGGGGGAAGGTGTCCCTCGCCTGGCCAAGCTGAGTGGTGGGCTGCAAGGATGATGTGCTTTGGCTAAAGGAGAAATGGAGGGGTGTGGAGATGGGAGCAGGGGGAGTCAGTTTGAAGAAGTGGGGCTGAAGGAGGCATCGTTACCTCCTAACAGGAAAGTCTACAAAGCCTCGCCCTTGCCTTTTTCTTCCACTGGGTAAAGAGCCAGCACCCTCTTGGCCTCAACCTAGAACATCCTGGCACAGAAATCAATTTCCCACCAGCACAGAGA
The window above is part of the Macaca fascicularis isolate 582-1 chromosome 7, T2T-MFA8v1.1 genome. Proteins encoded here:
- the HDC gene encoding histidine decarboxylase isoform X3; its protein translation is MMEPEEYRERGREMVDYICQYLSTVRERRVTPDVQPGYLRAQLTESAPEDPDSWDSIFGDIERIIMPGASSPACTELEMNVMDWLAKMLGLPEHFLHYHPSSQGGGVLQSTVSESTLIALLAARKNKILEMKTSEPDADESCLNARLVAYASDQAHSSVEKAGLISLVKMKFLPVDDNFSLRGEALQKAIEEDKQRGLVPVFVCATLGTTGVCAFDCLSELGPICAREGLWLHIDAAYAGTAFLCPEFRGFLKGIEYADSFTFNPSKWMMVHFDCTGFWVKDKYKLQQTFSVNPIYLRHANSGVATDFMHWQIPLSRRFRSIKLWFVIRSFGVKNLQAHVRHGTEMAKYFESLVRNDPSFEIPAKRHLGLVVFRLKGPNCLTENVLKEIAKAGHLFLIPATIQDKLIIRFTVTSQFTTRDDILRDWNLIRDAATLILSQHCTSQPSPRVGNLIPQIRGARAWAGGTSLQSVSGAGDDPVQARKIIKQPQCVGAGPMRRENGHHHESLPDPVDDCFSEEAPDATKHKLSSFLFSYLSVQTKKKTVRSLSCNSVPVSAQKPLPTEASVKNGGSSRVRIFSRFPEEMMMLKKSAFKKLIKFYSVPSFPECSSQCGLQLPCCPLQAMV
- the HDC gene encoding histidine decarboxylase isoform X1, producing the protein MMEPEEYRERGREMVDYICQYLSTVRERRVTPDVQPGYLRAQLTESAPEDPDSWDSIFGDIERIIMPGVVHWQSPHMHAYYPALTSWPSLLGDMLADAINCLGFTWASSPACTELEMNVMDWLAKMLGLPEHFLHYHPSSQGGGVLQSTVSESTLIALLAARKNKILEMKTSEPDADESCLNARLVAYASDQAHSSVEKAGLISLVKMKFLPVDDNFSLRGEALQKAIEEDKQRGLVPVFVCATLGTTGVCAFDCLSELGPICAREGLWLHIDAAYAGTAFLCPEFRGFLKGIEYADSFTFNPSKWMMVHFDCTGFWVKDKYKLQQTFSVNPIYLRHANSGVATDFMHWQIPLSRRFRSIKLWFVIRSFGVKNLQAHVRHGTEMAKYFESLVRNDPSFEIPAKRHLGLVVFRLKGPNCLTENVLKEIAKAGHLFLIPATIQDKLIIRFTVTSQFTTRDDILRDWNLIRDAATLILSQHCTSQPSPRVGNLIPQIRGARAWAGGTSLQSVSGAGDDPVQARKIIKQPQCVGAGPMRRENGHHHESLPDPVDDCFSEEAPDATKHKLSSFLFSYLSVQTKKKTVRSLSCNSVPVSAQKPLPTEASVKNGGSSRVRIFSRFPEEMMMLKKSAFKKLIKFYSVPSFPECSSQCGLQLPCCPLQAMV
- the HDC gene encoding histidine decarboxylase isoform X2; translated protein: MMEPEEYRERGREMVDYICQYLSTVRERRVTPDVQPGYLRAQLTESAPEDPDSWDSIFGDIERIIMPGVVHWQSPHMHAYYPALTSWPSLLGDMLADAINCLGFTWASSPACTELEMNVMDWLAKMLGLPEHFLHYHPSSQGGGVLQSTVSESTLIALLAARKNKILEMKTSEPDADESCLNARLVAYASDQAHSSVEKAGLISLVKMKFLPVDDNFSLRGEALQKAIEEDKQRGLVPVFVCATLGTTGVCAFDCLSELGPICAREGLWLHIDAAYAGTAFLCPEFRGFLKGIEYADSFTFNPSKWMMVHFDCTGFWVKDKYKLQQTFSVNPIYLRHANSGVATDFMGTEMAKYFESLVRNDPSFEIPAKRHLGLVVFRLKGPNCLTENVLKEIAKAGHLFLIPATIQDKLIIRFTVTSQFTTRDDILRDWNLIRDAATLILSQHCTSQPSPRVGNLIPQIRGARAWAGGTSLQSVSGAGDDPVQARKIIKQPQCVGAGPMRRENGHHHESLPDPVDDCFSEEAPDATKHKLSSFLFSYLSVQTKKKTVRSLSCNSVPVSAQKPLPTEASVKNGGSSRVRIFSRFPEEMMMLKKSAFKKLIKFYSVPSFPECSSQCGLQLPCCPLQAMV
- the HDC gene encoding histidine decarboxylase isoform X4, producing MMEPEEYRERGREMVDYICQYLSTVRERRVTPDVQPGYLRAQLTESAPEDPDSWDSIFGDIERIIMPGSTVSESTLIALLAARKNKILEMKTSEPDADESCLNARLVAYASDQAHSSVEKAGLISLVKMKFLPVDDNFSLRGEALQKAIEEDKQRGLVPVFVCATLGTTGVCAFDCLSELGPICAREGLWLHIDAAYAGTAFLCPEFRGFLKGIEYADSFTFNPSKWMMVHFDCTGFWVKDKYKLQQTFSVNPIYLRHANSGVATDFMHWQIPLSRRFRSIKLWFVIRSFGVKNLQAHVRHGTEMAKYFESLVRNDPSFEIPAKRHLGLVVFRLKGPNCLTENVLKEIAKAGHLFLIPATIQDKLIIRFTVTSQFTTRDDILRDWNLIRDAATLILSQHCTSQPSPRVGNLIPQIRGARAWAGGTSLQSVSGAGDDPVQARKIIKQPQCVGAGPMRRENGHHHESLPDPVDDCFSEEAPDATKHKLSSFLFSYLSVQTKKKTVRSLSCNSVPVSAQKPLPTEASVKNGGSSRVRIFSRFPEEMMMLKKSAFKKLIKFYSVPSFPECSSQCGLQLPCCPLQAMV